The genomic segment TGCGCCCTCCTGCCGCCGAGCAAATCAGCTCACCGGCCCGGCGCAATACCAGTGTGCGGCAACCGGAACCGGCGAGCAACGAGAAACGAACTACGCGGGCGGGTCCGGTTCGGCGCCTTGGGCCGTATCGGTGATAGCCGATAGCACCTGCTCGGCCAACCACTCATAGTCGCGGATCAGCGGGCCGACCCGATTGCGCTCCCGGCCCGATGCCTCGATCAGCCCGCGGGCCAAATCGCGGATCGCTCCGGTCCGGTCGCCCGCCGCCACCCCGCGCCGGGCCAGTGAGCCGTACCGCCGCAAGCAGGTCTCGGCGATCGCGGCTTGGCCCTGGGGCCGCCAGTCGGCGACGGGGCAGCCGGCCTCCCAGGCCGTTGCGACGGCCCCGACCGCGCGCCGGCGGACCACCTCGGGGACCGGCTTCGCCTTCGACACCGCTGCGCCCCCCGCCGCCGAACGAACCCGCGCACCGGCCGCGCCCGCCGCGATCGGTGGAACAAAGTACCCGTCCGGCGGCGATGCTGACGCCCGCCGCGCTTTCGGTGTACCCGGTGCAGGCGGGTCGGTACATTCACCTCCATGTCCGACGTAACCCGCCTCCTCGCCGCCGCCGCGGCCGGTGACCACTGGGCCGCCGCCGATCTTCTGCCGCTCGTGTACAACGAGTTGCGGAAGCTGGCGGCCGCGCGCATGGCCGCCGAAAACCCCGGTCACACGCTCGACGGCACCGCCCTCGTGCACGAAGCGTACCTCCGCCTCGTCGGCGACCAGCACTTCGACGGCCGCGGGCACTTCTTCGCCGCCGCGGCCGAGGCCATGCGCCGCATCCTGGTGAACCACGCCAGCGACCGCAAGCGCCTCAAGCGCGGAGGGGGCCGAACGCGCGTGGAACTCCTCGACCAGCCCGCCTCTCTCGCCGAAGACCCCGACCTCGTCCTCTCGCTCGACGACCTCCTCACGCGGCTCGACGCCGACGACCCCGCCGCGGCCCGACTCGCCCATCTCCACCTGTTCAGCGGGCTGAGCGTGGAGGAGGCCGGCGACGCCCTGGGGATGTCACGGGCGGTGGCCTACCGGAACTGGAAGTACGCCCGCGCCTGGCTCCGCGACGCCCTCGGCAAATAATCCGGAATCCGCGAGACGCTTTTCCGCCCAACGGGGCATTGTGGGTAGACCCCGAACCCGAGGTACGCCATGCCCGTTGATCCCGCCCGCGCGAAGTCGCTGTTCCTGGCCGCCGCGGACCTGCCCGCCGCCGACCGCGGCCCCTTCCTGGGCCGCGAGTGCGGCGCAGACGCTGACCTCCGCGACCGGGTCGAAGCGCTCCTGCGGGCTGACGAGGAGCCGCCGGTACCCTCGGACGTCACCACCAGTCCCTTCGACCCCGGCCCAGCCCCGGATGGCGGGACGGTCCGGTCCGACGGCCCGCCGGCCCACTTCCACTACGTCCCGCCCATCGGGCCGGGGGCGGTCATCGCCGACCGGTACACGCTCCTCAAGGTCATCGGCGAGGGCGGCATGGGCAGCGTGTTCCTCGCCAGCCAGACCGAGCCGGTCAAGCGGCAGTTGGCCCTCAAGCTCATCAAGACGGGCATGGACTCCAAAGCCGTCCTCGCCCGGTTCGACGCCGAGCGGCAGGCACTGGCCCTCATGGACCACCCGAACATCGCCCGCATCTACGACGGCGGCCTCACCCCCACCGGCCAGCCGTTCTTCGTCATGGAACTGGTGACCGGCGTTCCCCTCACCGACTACTGCGACACCCACCGGCTCATGGTCGATGCCCGGCTGCGGCTCTTCGTGGCGGTGTGTCAGGCGGTGCAGCACGCCCACCAGAAGGGGATCATCCACCGCGACCTCAAGCCCGGCAACGTGCTGGTCACCGAGGTGGACGGCCGCCCGACGCCCAAGGTCATCGACTTCGGGGTGGCCAAGGCCACCGGGCAGCAACTGACCGACCTGAGCCTCTCCGAGACCGGGGCCATTGTCGGCACCCCGGCGTACATGTCGCCCGAGCAGGCCGACCCGACCTCGATGGACATCGACACCCGCACCGACGTGTACGCCCTCGGGGTGATGCTCTACGAACTGCTGGCCGGGTCCCCGCCCCTCGACGCCGCGCAGTTCCGCCGCGGGGCGCTGCTGGAGATGCTCCGCATGGTCCGCGAGGTCGAGCCGCCGCGGCCGAGTACCCGGCTGAGCACCGCCGACGCCCTTCCGAACATCGCCGCCGCCCGGAGCATCGACCCGGCACGGCTGGCGAAGCTCCTGCGCGGGGAACTGGACTGGGTGGTGATGAAGGCCCTGGAGAAGGACCGGACCCGGCGGTACGAGTCCGCGACCGCCTTCGCCCGCGACATCGAGCGTTACCTGGCCGACGAGGTGGTCGAGGCACGGCCCCCGAGTCGAGGTTACCGGCTGAAGAAGTTCGTCACGCGGAACAAGGTGCAGGTACTTGCCGGGAGTCTGGTGCTGCTCACGCTGGTCGCCGGGGTGGTCGCGTCCACCTACTTCGCCGTCCAGGCGAGAGAGGAGGCGTCGGCGGCACGCGCAGCGGAGATCAAGGCCGAGGCCGAGGCCAAGGCCGCACGCAAGGCGGAAGGGGAGGCGAGGACGGCGGAAGGGGACGCCCGGTCGGCGGAGACCAAGGCCGAGGCCGAAGCCAAGGCCGCACGCAAGGCGGAAGCGGATGCAAAGTGGCAGGCTCGGTTGGCTAACGACGCGCGGCACGCGATCCAAATCGACCTGGCGCTGCGGGCGAGGGAGGAGAAGGATTACGAACGCGTGGCAGCTCTTCTCCAAGAGGTGCGACCGGAATACCAGGGTGTCTGGGAGACCCGCTACGTCCGCACCCTCTGGCGTCGCGAGACTCCTCTACTCGCCACCCTGAAGGGGCACACGAGCTTCGTCCGGAGCGCGTCGTTCGGCCCGGACGGGACCCGCGTCGTCACCGCGAGTGAGGACGGGACGGCGCGGGTGTGGGACGCGGCGACCGGCCGGGAGCAGGCGGTCCTGAAGGGGCACACGAGCTTCGTCCGGAGCGCGTCGTTCAGCCCGGACGGGACCCGCGTCGTCACCGCGAGTGAGGACGGGACGGCGCGGGTGTGGGACGCGGCGACCGGCCGGGAGCAGGCGGTCCTCAAGGGGCGCACGAGCACGGTCGAGAGCGCGTCGTTCAGCCCGGACGGGACCCGCGTCGTCACCGCGAGTCTGGACAAGACGGCGCGGGTGTGGGACGCGGCGACCGGCCGGGAGCAGGCGGTCCTCAAGGGGCACACGGACTTGGTCGTGAGCGCGTCGTTCAGCCCGGACGGGACCCGCGTCGTCACCGCGAGTCTGGACGGGACGGCGCGGGTGTGGGACGCGGCCACGGGCCGGGAGCAGGCGGTCCTCAAGGGGCACACGAACGTGGTCTACAGCGCGGCGTTCAGCCCGGACGGGACCCGCGTCGTCACCGCGAGTGGGGACGGGACGGCGCGGGTGTGGGACGCGGCCACGGGCCAGGAGAAGGCGGTCTTGAAGGGGCACACGGGCGGGGTCTGGAGCGTGGCGTTCAGCCCCGACGGCACCCGCGTCGTTACCGCGAGTCAGGACAAGACGGCGCGGGTGTGGGATGCCGAACCGGGGCTGGAGATGCGCCCGGCCGAGCGGCCCCGGCCGCCGCTGCCGGTCGCCCCGCCGCCCCGCGAGAAGAAGTGACGGGCGGTCGAGGACAACCTTTCGTTACCGCGTCTGGCCGTGAGGCTTCACTCTGGCATCGGGCAGCAGATCACCCACATCGGCCCCGGCCGGACGGTGGGCGATTCGGTCGAGCACCTCGCGGAGGTACTCCCACGGATTGAGCCGATGACGGGTCGCGGTGGCGCACACACTCAGCAGCACGGAGGCGGTCTTCAGGCCGCCGTCACCGCCCACGTGCAGCCAGTTGGCGCGGCCAGTTGCCAGCGGACGGATGGCCCGCTCGGCCGCCCCGTTGTCGATAGCGAACCGTGCGTCGTCGAGGTAACGGACGAGCGACGCCCACTGGTTCCGCGCGTACCCGACGGCCTGACCGAACAGGCTCTTCGGCGTCGCAGATCGGTGCTGTACGTCGAGCCAACCGGCGAACGCGGTGAGGATTGGCCCGGCCCGCGTTCGTCTCACCCGCACCACATCGGCGTCGGTAAACGTGCGGCCGGGCCGATCGCGTTCGTCGTGGATCGCGCGTTCGACGGCGTACAGGGTGCGGACGAAGGCCAGGGCCTCGACCGCTCGCGGGTCACTCGGCTCGGCCTCCACGAAGTACCGCCGGGCGTGCATCCAGCACCCGAGATGCCGAATGTTGTTATGGCCCCCGTTGTATCCGTCGTAGGCGTCGGCGTGGACGAACCCGCGGTACCCGCCGAGGAACGCCTGGGGGAACTCCTGGCGGCGGCCGGCGGTCAGGTCGAACACGGTGTACGGG from the Frigoriglobus tundricola genome contains:
- a CDS encoding ECF-type sigma factor, with amino-acid sequence MSDVTRLLAAAAAGDHWAAADLLPLVYNELRKLAAARMAAENPGHTLDGTALVHEAYLRLVGDQHFDGRGHFFAAAAEAMRRILVNHASDRKRLKRGGGRTRVELLDQPASLAEDPDLVLSLDDLLTRLDADDPAAARLAHLHLFSGLSVEEAGDALGMSRAVAYRNWKYARAWLRDALGK
- a CDS encoding WD40 repeat domain-containing serine/threonine protein kinase — encoded protein: MPVDPARAKSLFLAAADLPAADRGPFLGRECGADADLRDRVEALLRADEEPPVPSDVTTSPFDPGPAPDGGTVRSDGPPAHFHYVPPIGPGAVIADRYTLLKVIGEGGMGSVFLASQTEPVKRQLALKLIKTGMDSKAVLARFDAERQALALMDHPNIARIYDGGLTPTGQPFFVMELVTGVPLTDYCDTHRLMVDARLRLFVAVCQAVQHAHQKGIIHRDLKPGNVLVTEVDGRPTPKVIDFGVAKATGQQLTDLSLSETGAIVGTPAYMSPEQADPTSMDIDTRTDVYALGVMLYELLAGSPPLDAAQFRRGALLEMLRMVREVEPPRPSTRLSTADALPNIAAARSIDPARLAKLLRGELDWVVMKALEKDRTRRYESATAFARDIERYLADEVVEARPPSRGYRLKKFVTRNKVQVLAGSLVLLTLVAGVVASTYFAVQAREEASAARAAEIKAEAEAKAARKAEGEARTAEGDARSAETKAEAEAKAARKAEADAKWQARLANDARHAIQIDLALRAREEKDYERVAALLQEVRPEYQGVWETRYVRTLWRRETPLLATLKGHTSFVRSASFGPDGTRVVTASEDGTARVWDAATGREQAVLKGHTSFVRSASFSPDGTRVVTASEDGTARVWDAATGREQAVLKGRTSTVESASFSPDGTRVVTASLDKTARVWDAATGREQAVLKGHTDLVVSASFSPDGTRVVTASLDGTARVWDAATGREQAVLKGHTNVVYSAAFSPDGTRVVTASGDGTARVWDAATGQEKAVLKGHTGGVWSVAFSPDGTRVVTASQDKTARVWDAEPGLEMRPAERPRPPLPVAPPPREKK